One Gossypium raimondii isolate GPD5lz chromosome 3, ASM2569854v1, whole genome shotgun sequence genomic window carries:
- the LOC105793822 gene encoding zinc finger CCCH domain-containing protein 6 yields the protein MRGVHKSKRVTWASDVNLCQIRLFLSEESPSQVGVGGQDHLQAKTSLVSHINGATGDDFLPPGFEGAHSTSHPQINLLEIATIKWRCPLRFILDLNWQVVAGEESEEVEIQNQREVRVLEAVYPRPSAIPTNSSVSADVENCDYDDQQTPQIPITPIEDEDAATETPISSQPQWLAPGILPPLRGSMPSVSSGSADEKPASGMILNVEPGVAAAAFAAVNQNNESGNMIDPEFLVKILSNPRLIEKLVTDYGVASGAQNLPESTSPLATSPNPPPPVNLSNPFPAHINRTENGTASLSATSSGAFFAQPNGVGVGPSNKQGVTPNPHPISVSPAVGLPQKKDVNYYKNLIQQHGGERQEPAQKFNSRYNQHLRPNQELINNTKLRDSRPKIMKPCMYFNSSRGCRNGANCAYQHDTSSHQNSGNNVAEVPNTKRMKMDREISG from the exons ATGCGAGGAGTGCACAAATCAAAAAGGGTTACTTGGGCATCAGACGTTAACCTTTGTCag ATAAGGTTGTTTCTATCAGAGGAATCACCTTCACAAGTTGGGGTGGGTGGTCAAGATCACCTCCAAGCAAAAACCTCGTTGGTATCACATATAAATGGGGCTACTGGGGATGACTTTCTGCCTCCGGGATTCGAAGGAGCTCATTCTACAAGTCATCCGCAGATTAACTTGCTAGAAATTGCTACCATTAAATGGAGATGTCCTCTAAGG TTTATTTTGGACTTGAATTGGCAAGTTGTTGCCGGAGAGGAAAGTGAAGAGGTGGAGATTCAAAATCAGAGAGAAGTGAGAGTGCTTGAAGCTGTTTATCCTCGGCCATCTGCAATTCCTACAAA CTCTTCTGTTTCAGCAGACGTGGAAAATTGTGACTATGACGATCAGCAAACTCCTCAAATACCCATCACTCCTATTGAAGATGAGGATGCAGCAACTGAAACTCCCATTAGTTCACAGCCGCAGTGGTTGGCTCCTGGTATTTTACCTCCTCTGCGTGGCAGTATGCCAAGTGTTTCAAGTGGTTCAGCTGATGAAAAACCTGCTTCTGGGATGATCCTTAATGTTGAACCCGGTGTAGCAGCTGCTGCCTTTGCAGCAGTTAACCAAAACAATGAATCTGGAAACATGATTGATCCTGAGTTTCTCGTTAAAATTCTCAGCAATCCCAGATTGATTGAGAAATTAGTTACTGATTATGGAGTGGCTTCAGGTGCTCAAAACTTACCTGAATCAACATCCCCTCTGGCAACTTCTCCCAATCCACCCCCACCTGTAAATCTCTCCAACCCATTTCCTGCCCACATCAATAGAACAGAAAATGGTACTGCATCCTTATCAGCTACTTCTAGTGGAGCATTTTTTGCTCAGCCTAATGGGGTTGGAGTTGGACCGTCAAATAAACAAGGTGTTACACCCAATCCCCATCCAATATCTGTTTCACCAGCTGTTGGGCTTCCCCAGAAAAAGGATGTAAACTATTACAAGAACTTGATTCAGCAACATGGAGGAGAAAGACAAGAGCCAGCTCAAAAGTTCAACAGCCGATACAACCAGCACCTAAGACCGAACCAAGAACTAATAAACAACACCAAATTGAGAGATTCTAGACCGAAGATAATGAAGCCTTGTATGTACTTTAACAGTTCCAGGGGATGCAGGAATGGAGCCAATTGCGCATACCAACATGATACATCTTCCCACCAGAACAGTGGGAATAATGTTGCGGAGGTGCCGAATACAAAGAGAATGAAAATGGATAGAGAGATAAGCGGTTAG